The proteins below come from a single Phocoena sinus isolate mPhoSin1 chromosome 2, mPhoSin1.pri, whole genome shotgun sequence genomic window:
- the HMG20A gene encoding high mobility group protein 20A, which translates to METLMTGSTLPPLFADEDGSKESNDLATTGITHPEVPYSSGASSSTNNPEFVEDLSQGQLLQNESSNTAEGNEQRHEDEQRSKRGGWSKGRKRKKPLRDSNAPKSPLTGYVRFMNERREQLRAKRPEVPFPEITRMLGNEWSKLPPEEKQRYLDEADRDKERYMKELEQYQKTEAYKVFSRKTQDRQKGKSHRQDAARQATHDHEKEAEVKERSVFDIPIFTEEFLNHSKAREAELRQLRKSNMEFEERNAALQKHVESMRTAVEKLEVDVIQERSRNTVLQQHLETLRQVLTSSFASMPLPGSGETPTVDTIDSYMNRLHSIILANPQDNENFIATVREVVNRLDR; encoded by the exons ATGGAAACCTTGATGACTGGTTCCACCCTGCCTCCCCTTTTTGCAGATGAAGATGGCTCCAAGGAGAGTAATGATCTGGCTACAACTGG GATAACCCACCCAGAGGTTCCATATAGTAGTGGAGCCTCATCATCCACAAATAATCCAGAATTTGTTGAGGATCTCTCCCAAGGTCAGTTGCTTCAGAATGAGTCTTCAAATACAGCAGAAGGCAATGAACAGAGGCACGAAGATGAG caAAGAAGTAAACGAGGAGGTTGgtccaaaggaagaaagaggaagaaacctCTTCGAGACAGCAATGCACCCAAATCCCCCCTTACAGGATATGTTCGGTTCATGAACGAGCGTCGAGAACAGCTTCGAGCAAAAAGACCAGAAGTCCCATTTCCAGAAATTACAAGGATGTTAGGCAATGAATGGAGTAAACTTCCTCCGGAGGAAAAACAG CGCTACCTTGATGAAGCAGACAGAGATAAGGAGCGTTACATGAAGGAGCTGGAGCAGTATCAGAAGACTGAGGCCTACAAGGTTTTCAGTAGGAAAACCCAGGACCGTCAGAAAGGCAAATCTCATAGGCAAG atGCAGCCCGACAGGCCACTCATGATCATGAG aaagaagcagaggtAAAGGAGCGGTCTGTTTTTGACATCCCTATATTTACAGAGGAATTCCTGAACCACAGCAAAG CTCGGGAGGCAGAGCTCCGTCAGCTTCGAAAATCCAACATGGAGTTTGAGGAAAGGAACGCAGCCCTGCAAAAGCACGTGGAGAGCATGCGCACAGCGGTGGAGAAGCTGGAGGTGGACGTGATCCAGGAGCGGAGCCGCAACACCGTCTTACAGCAGCACCTGGAGACCCTGCGGCAGGTGTTGACAAGCAGCTTCGCCAGCATGCCCTTGCCTG GAAGTGGAGAGACACCTACAGTGGACACTATCGACTCATATATGAACAGACTGCACAGTATTATTTTAGCTAATCCCCAAGACAATGAAAACTTCATAGCTACAGTTCGAGAAGTTGTGAACAGGCTTGATCGTTAG